The genomic DNA GCGCGATATTGATGCGGCGGATCGCGGGGGTTGTGTGGCTTGCATGGCGGCCTCCAGTTTGAGTGCCTTGGTGCTTCTACTGCCCTTGCGTGCCGGGGAGCGGCGCTGGCTGGGCGAGCCGCCACGCCAGGTTGCGCCGGGCGCTGGCTTCACAGCGAGCGTGGAACACCTCCGTATGGTAGATGCGGGGGCGCGCCAGCAAGGCATGCAAAAAGCACGGGCGCGGGCGTCGTAGCCGGCATCGTCCAGCCCGGGCTGCTCGGCCCGCAGCTTCGCCTCGTTCTGGAGAAACCGTGCCAGGCTTCCGCCCATGTCCGCCAGGTCGATATCGACGGTGAAGCGGGCACCGGCGTCCGCAGGCGCGGCGTCGTGTGTGGTCGCCATGATCATCTCGGCGACGTGGGCCACTGTGGCGATGCGGCCGCCGGCGTGGTGCGCAAGCCACGCGACACTGCGCGGCTCGTTGTCTGCCGCGCCGGGGACATAGATCACGTCGTGGCACCACAGCGCCAGCTCCACGGTGTCGGGATCAGGTATCTGCGCGCGTGCCCAGTCCAAATGGCGCAGGCAGCGGCGAATATGATCGAGCGTGTGATAGTGACGCACCGGCTCGGCGTAGTGACGTGCCAGGCCGGCATAAACGGCTTCGGCGTGCGTGCCGCCGCAGCGCGACCACAGCGCCAGGAAGCGAGCTTGCGTATCCATTGCCGTCTCCTTCGTGCCAGGGGCGCGGCCCGATCGTCCATGCTGGCCATCATTCAACTACCCCTATCGCAGCGTAGTGCATACGGGAGAACAACTGGCGCATTGCCTGGTTTCACAGTCCATGTGCAGTTTAGGATACAAGAGACTGATCAGGTACAAGTCGCCGCCCGTACGCAAAGCGCAAAGGCGCCGATGACAGGTTGACGCTGGGCCGATGCCGGCATTGTCCTGCATTGGCCCAGCGCACACCTCTGGTATGGTGCGCAGTCCGCCGTCCGCCGCCTAGCCGCATGCCCCCTTCCCTTCTTGCTTCCTTCCTGCCTGCGTCCTGGCTTGCCCCGCTAGAGGGCGCCATGCCGATGGACCTGTCCTGGTTGTTGCCATCGATCTTCACACTGGCGGAATGGGCGATCCGCCTGGCCATGCTGGTCTACGTGCCGCAGCGCCGCGCGCCCGCGGCGGCGCGCACCTGGTTGCTGCTGATCTTCTTCCTGCCTTGGGTGGGACTGGTGCTGTATGCGCTGTTCGGCCGCATCTACTATCCCAAGTCGCGCCGGCTGAAGCTGGCCCGGATCAACCAGGGCATCGCAAGCGTACGGGACCGGGTGGCGCGCTTCGCGCCATTGCAGCCGCTGCCTGCCGCGGTTGCCGCCGATGCGGCCGGCCTGATCGAGCGGCTAGGCTCGTACTCGCCGATGCGGGGCAATGCCGTGGCGCTGCTCGACAACTATGCCGCGACCGTAGCGGCGATGATTGCCGATATCGACGCCGCCAGGCGCCAGGTCCATCTGCTGGTCTATATCTACGCTGCGGATGCCACGGCCGGCGCCTTCACCGACGCCCTGCTGCGGGCGAGTGCGCGGGGCGTGCGCTGCCGGTTGCTGGTGGACGCGCTAGGTGCCCGCTCTGGCTGGCGCGCGTTTGCAGGCAAGCTGCGCGAGGGCGGCGTGGAGGTGGTGCAGGCCCTGCCGATGCGCTCGCTGATGGCGGTGCTCAAAGGCAAGAGCGCGCGCTTCGACCTGCGCAATCACCGCAAGATCCTGGTGGTGGACGGCAGCATTGGCTATATCGGCTCACAGAACGTGATCGATGCCGAGTCGATGCCGGGATTGCCCAATGAAGAACTGGTGGCGCGCGTGACGGGGCCGGTGGTGGCGGAGCTGCAAGCAGTCTTCCTGGCCGACCGCTACCTGGAAACCGGCGACAGCAACTTCGACATCGACAGCTTCCCGCCCATGGCCGAGCAAGGCCCGCACATCGCGCAGATGCTGCCCAGCGGGCCCGGCTACGGCACGCAGAATGCGCAGATGGCGCTGATCAGCATGGTCCACCGCGCGCGCAGCGAAGTGGTCATCACCACGCCCTACTTCGTGCCGGACGAAGCCTTCCTGCAAGCGCTGCACCTGGCCTGCTACCGTGGCGTGGCGGTACACCTGGTGTTGTCGCAACGGATCGACCAGCGCTTCACGCAGGCCGCGCAGGAGGCTTACTTCGGCGTGCTGCTGGACTCGGGGGTGCAGATCCACCTGTACCGCCCCGCCTTCCTGCACGCCAAGCACGTCACCATCGACGATGAGGTCGCCATGGTGGGCTCGACCAATATGGATATCCGCTCGTTCGCGCTCAACGCGGAAGCCGCGCTGGTGATCTATGACCGCGATGTGGTGGCGCGCATGCGGCAGATCCAGCAGCGCTACCTGGCCAACAGCGAACAGGTGGTGCGCGCGGTGTGGCAGCGCCGCCCGCTGCATACGCGCACCTGGCAGAACCTTTGCCGGCTGGCGGATTCGCTGCTGTAGATGGCCGTAGATGGCTATAGATGTGACAACGCGACCCGTGCTGCCATTGGCAACACGGGTCGCGTGAGGTGCTTCCTGCCTTTCCTGGTTTCCCTGCCCGGGCTTAACGTGCTTCCACGTAGCCCAGCATCGTTTCCAGCATCGTCTTCAGCGTGGGCTGGATGCGCGTGGCCAGCGCTTCGTCATAGGCGAAGGGATAGGTCTCGCTCATGTAGGCCGACTGCGTCAGCTCCAGCTGCACGGCTTGCACGCCCTGCGCCGGCGCGCCGTACTGGCGCGTGATATAGCCGCCCTTGAAGCGCCCGTTGAGCACGGAGGTGTAGCCCGGCAAGGCGCCGGCGATATCCAGCAGCTGGTTGGCCAGCGCGGCGTCGCAGCTCGCGCCGTTGGCGGTGCCCAGGTTGAAGTCGGTCAGCTTGCCTTCGAAAAGCGCGGCAGCACCGAGCGGATCGAGTGGGCGTCCCACAGCGCCACGGTGCCGTGCTCGGCGCGCAAGCGGGCCAGCTCCTCGGCGAGCGCGCCGTGGTACGGGCGCCAGATGGCGTCGCGGCGCGCGGCGATTTCATCGTCGGCGGGCAGGCTGCTGGCGTCGGCGTAGATCGGCGTCTTGTCGAAGGTATCGACCGGGCACAGGCCGGTGGTGTCCTGGCCGGGGTAGAGATTGGCGTTGTCGGGCGGGCGGTTCAGGTCCACCACGTAGCGCGAGTGGGTTGCCACCAGGATGGAGGCGCCGAGCTCGCGCGCGAAATCGTACAAGCGTTCAAGATGCCAGTCGGTATCGGGCACGGTGCGTGCCTCGGCGGTCAGCCGGTCGGACACGGAGGCCGGCAGGTGGGTGCCCACGTGCGGCATCGACACCAGCATCGGGCGCGTGCCGCGATGCAGGGTGAAAGCGGGAGTATCGGTCGAGAAGGGCATGTTTTCTTGTTTGCAACTTTGCAACGAAAAGGCGCTGTGCTCAGCAATGCGGACCTGAAGCTTGTAGCGTCAAGCATCAGGCCGCATGGTGCGCCGGGTTTTAGTCGGACAGCAGGCTTGCGCGCGCAGCGGCAAAGCGCTTGCCAGCGTCGGCCTGCAAGGCGTGCGTACCATGCTGCACGCGCGTGCGGCCCGCCGTGCGGACTTCCGCTAGTGTCTCATGCCCATGGTTGGTGAACACATGGACCGCCAGGGCCTGGCTGCCGGACAAGCCCGAGAGCGCGGGATGCGCGCCGTCCAGCACGACGAAATCTGCCTGCTGCCCGACGGCAATCGCGCCAATCTCCCGGCCCGACGCACGCGCACCGCCGAAAGCGGCATCGAGGTAAAGGCGATCCGCCACCTGCTTGTGCGCGTCGGACGCCAGCACATTGCGTTTTTGCAGCGCCAGCCGCTGGCCGTACTCGAACAGCCGCAGCTCTTCCACCACGCTGACGCTCGCGTGGCTGTCCGAGCCGATGCCCCAGACGCCGCCCTGCCCCAGGTACGGCGCGGCATCGAACACGCCATCGCCCAGGTTGGCCTCGGTGGTCGGGCAGATGCCGGCCACCGCGCCGCTGTGCGCCAGGCGCCGGCGTTCATCCCAGTCCAGGTGCGTGGCATGCACCAGGCACCAGCGCGCATCCACCTCGGCATGGTCGAGCAGCCACGCCACGGGCCGCGTGCCGGTGAGGGTGATGCACTCGTCCACCTCGCGCTGCTGCTCGGCGATATGGATGTGCACGGGCGCCTTTGCGTCCAGCGCGTGCAGGCCCGCCACGGCGTCGGCGAGGCTTTGCGGCGGCACCGCGCGCAGCGAATGCGGCGCCAGGCCCAGCCGCGCCTGGCCGTGGCATTGCGGGGCCAGGCGCCCGAGCAACGCGAGCATGGCGCTGGTCTCATGCAGGAAGCGGCGCTGATCGGGCACCGCGGGCTTGTTGCCGAAGCCGGCCGTCTGGTACAGCACCGGCAGCAGCGTGATGCCGATGCCGGCGGTCTGCGCGGCGCGCAGCAGGCGCAGCGACATCTCGGCAGGGTCGGCGTAAGGCTTGCCGTCCGTGTCGTGATGCACGTAATGGAATTCGCAAACGCTGGTGTAGCCCGCGCGCAGCATCTCGATATAGAGCTGCGTGGCGATGGCTTCCAGCGTATCGGGCGAGAGCCTTAGCGCGAAGCGGTACATCAGCTTGCGCCAGCTCCAGAAGGAATCGCTCTCCTGGCCGTCGGCCAGTGTCTCGTTGCGGTATTCGGTCAGCCCGGCAAAGCCGCGCTGGAACGCGTGCGAGTGCAGGTTGGGCATGCCCGGCAAGAGCGGCCCGGCGGCGCGCGGCACGCCCTGCACGGGTAACGCGCCGGCCTGCACCGTGGTGAATGCGCCGGCGTCGTCCCAGGCCAGCAGCACATTGCTGGCCCAGCCCGTGGGCAGCAAGGCCTGCGCGGCAAACAGGCTTCCGGCGCTCATGGCTGCGCTCCTTGCGCTTGCGTGGCGGCGGGATAGACCTTGCCCTGGCGCACCACGGCGGCGGCGGGATTGCGCCCGAACCAGTAGGCCAGCTCGGCCGGCGAATCGACGTTCCACAGCACGAAATCGGCGGCGCGCCCGGCGGCCAGCAGGCCGTGCCGGTCGGCCGCGCCCAGCGCGCGCGCGGCGTGCGTGGTGACGCCTGCCAGCACTTCCGGCACGGTCAGCCTGAACAGGGTGCACGCCATATTCATCATCAGCAGCAGCGAAGTGACGGGTGACGTACCGGGATTGTGATCGGTGGAGATCGCCATCGGCACGCCATGCCGGCGCAGCAGGTCGATCGGCGGCAGGTTGGTGTCACGCAGGAAATAATAGGCGCCCGGCAGCAGGACCGCCACCGTGCCGGACTCGGCCATGGCGGCGACGCCGGCCTCGTCCAGATGCTCCAGGTGGTCGGCCGACAGCGCGCGGTAGCGCGCGGCCAGCGCGGTGCCGCCCAGGTTGCTGAGCTGCTCGGCGTGCAGCTTGACGCGCAGGCCGTGGCGTTGCGCGGCCTGGAACACGCGCTCGGTCTGCGCCAGGCTGAAGCCGACGGATTCGCAGAAGGCGTCCACCGCATCGACCAGCCCTTCCTCGGCCAGCGCAGGCATCATGGTGTCGCACACCAGCGCGATGTACTCGTCGGCGCGGCCCGCGTATTCCGGCGGCAGCGCGTGCGCGCCGAGGAAGGTGGTGTGCACCGTCACGCCGAAGGCCTCGCCCAGGCGGCGCGCCACCCGCAGTTGCTTGCGCTCGCTGGCGAGGTCCAGGCCGTAGCCGGACTTGATCTCCAGCGCGGTCACGCCCTCGGCCAGCAGCGGCGCGAGGCGCGCGGCGGCCAGCGCGAACAGCGTGTCTTCGTCGGCAGTACGCGTTGCGCGCACGGTGGAGACGATGCCGCCGCCGGCGCGGGCGATTTCCTCGTAGCCGGCGCCGGCCAGGCGCATGGCGAATTCATCGGCGCGCTGGCCGCCGTACACCAGGTGGGTGTGGCAGTCGACCAGGCCCGGCGTGATCCAGGCGTTGCCGGCATCGTGGTGCGCCAGCGCGATGTATGCCTGCGGCAGTTCGGCCTGCGTGCCGAGCCAGACGATGCGGCCTTGCTGCACGACCAAGGCGGCGTCGCGGATGACCTTGGCGGGATCGCCGTCGGGCAGCAGGTGGCAGCGATGCCAGACGCCATCGGCGCACGAAGAGTTGACGGCGGCCTGCGCCGGATTCAAGTTCATTACGGGTTCTCCAACTCCAGTTCCAGGGTGACGCATAGGCAAAGCGCGGGCTCCGACATCGCCTGCAGGCGATAGGGCACCGCTACGCCTTCGGCGAACAACATGCCGTCGTCGCTGGCCAGCACGGCTTGCCCGCTTTGACCGGCAACGCCGTGGCGCCATGCACCCTCGACCACCAACAACAGCACAACGTGCGCACCGGGCGCGATCGTGAATTCGTCGCGCGCCGCCACAACACTCGCGCGGCAGCGGCCACGGCGCGTCATCACGTTGAAGTCGCGCGTGGTGCCATCCAGCAGGGTTGCCTGCACGCCGCGCTCGCCGGCAAAGGCGAATGGCTCGCCCACGGTATCGAGGCGATGATCGAAGCTGCCATTGTCGGCCTGCA from Cupriavidus sp. D39 includes the following:
- the cls gene encoding cardiolipin synthase, giving the protein MPMDLSWLLPSIFTLAEWAIRLAMLVYVPQRRAPAAARTWLLLIFFLPWVGLVLYALFGRIYYPKSRRLKLARINQGIASVRDRVARFAPLQPLPAAVAADAAGLIERLGSYSPMRGNAVALLDNYAATVAAMIADIDAARRQVHLLVYIYAADATAGAFTDALLRASARGVRCRLLVDALGARSGWRAFAGKLREGGVEVVQALPMRSLMAVLKGKSARFDLRNHRKILVVDGSIGYIGSQNVIDAESMPGLPNEELVARVTGPVVAELQAVFLADRYLETGDSNFDIDSFPPMAEQGPHIAQMLPSGPGYGTQNAQMALISMVHRARSEVVITTPYFVPDEAFLQALHLACYRGVAVHLVLSQRIDQRFTQAAQEAYFGVLLDSGVQIHLYRPAFLHAKHVTIDDEVAMVGSTNMDIRSFALNAEAALVIYDRDVVARMRQIQQRYLANSEQVVRAVWQRRPLHTRTWQNLCRLADSLL
- a CDS encoding formimidoylglutamate deiminase; the encoded protein is MSAGSLFAAQALLPTGWASNVLLAWDDAGAFTTVQAGALPVQGVPRAAGPLLPGMPNLHSHAFQRGFAGLTEYRNETLADGQESDSFWSWRKLMYRFALRLSPDTLEAIATQLYIEMLRAGYTSVCEFHYVHHDTDGKPYADPAEMSLRLLRAAQTAGIGITLLPVLYQTAGFGNKPAVPDQRRFLHETSAMLALLGRLAPQCHGQARLGLAPHSLRAVPPQSLADAVAGLHALDAKAPVHIHIAEQQREVDECITLTGTRPVAWLLDHAEVDARWCLVHATHLDWDERRRLAHSGAVAGICPTTEANLGDGVFDAAPYLGQGGVWGIGSDSHASVSVVEELRLFEYGQRLALQKRNVLASDAHKQVADRLYLDAAFGGARASGREIGAIAVGQQADFVVLDGAHPALSGLSGSQALAVHVFTNHGHETLAEVRTAGRTRVQHGTHALQADAGKRFAAARASLLSD
- the hutI gene encoding imidazolonepropionase codes for the protein MNLNPAQAAVNSSCADGVWHRCHLLPDGDPAKVIRDAALVVQQGRIVWLGTQAELPQAYIALAHHDAGNAWITPGLVDCHTHLVYGGQRADEFAMRLAGAGYEEIARAGGGIVSTVRATRTADEDTLFALAAARLAPLLAEGVTALEIKSGYGLDLASERKQLRVARRLGEAFGVTVHTTFLGAHALPPEYAGRADEYIALVCDTMMPALAEEGLVDAVDAFCESVGFSLAQTERVFQAAQRHGLRVKLHAEQLSNLGGTALAARYRALSADHLEHLDEAGVAAMAESGTVAVLLPGAYYFLRDTNLPPIDLLRRHGVPMAISTDHNPGTSPVTSLLLMMNMACTLFRLTVPEVLAGVTTHAARALGAADRHGLLAAGRAADFVLWNVDSPAELAYWFGRNPAAAVVRQGKVYPAATQAQGAQP
- a CDS encoding HutD family protein, whose protein sequence is MNGVERFSLGALAAQPWKNGGGITREIAAWPPGAGMDAFLWRVSVADIAADGPFSAFPGIDRQIVLLEGAGVRLQADNGSFDHRLDTVGEPFAFAGERGVQATLLDGTTRDFNVMTRRGRCRASVVAARDEFTIAPGAHVVLLLVVEGAWRHGVAGQSGQAVLASDDGMLFAEGVAVPYRLQAMSEPALCLCVTLELELENP